The Ferrimonas balearica DSM 9799 genome includes the window GCCCAGGCCGGCTGCATTGACTCTGGCGCCTACGATCCCTTTGAAGCCCTTGCCACTGCGGTTAAGGCCCATCCCAATGCATGGCTTCATGTGGATGGCGCCATCGGTCTGTGGTCTGCGGCCAGCGCCCAACAGCGGCACCTGCTCAAAGGCATCGAGCTGGCCGACTCCTGGGATACCGATGGCCATAAGTGGTTCAACATGCCCTACGACAGCGGTGTGGTGATCGTCCGGGATGCCGCCCTGCTGGCTGAAGCCATGGGGGGTAACGCCATGGGCGCCTACCTGACCGATGCCATCGCCAAGCCGGATCGCAACGCCATCAACTTCGGCATCGCGGCTTCCCGCCGGGCCCGGGGTGTGCCGGTTTACGCGGCCATCAAAACCCTGGGCAAGCAAGGGATCGAAGCCCATCTGGACAACAGCTGCCGCTTGGCCAAACGCATGGCAGACCACCTGAGCCAGGTTGAGGGCATCACCATTCTTAACGACGTGGTGTCCAACCGCTTCTCTGCCCAATTCGGCAAAGGTGATGACGACTTCCGCAACCGGTTGACCGCCCGCGTGGTTCACCAACTGCAACAGGATGGATTCTGCTACCCCTCCACCTCCGGCTACAAGGGGCTCAAAACCATGCTGTTCTCCGTGCTCAACTGCCACACCACGGAAGCCGACATCGACGCCTCAGCCGAGCGGATCATCGCCATCTACCAGCGCGAACTGGCCCGATGCAACGACGCCGTACCGGCATAACCTGGCTGGCCCCTGCCCCCTACAACAGAGTGAGTACCGCAATGACCGTATTGATTAAGAACGTCTCGCTGTTTGATGGAATCAACGACACGCTGCGCACGGACTGCTGCATCCAGATTGATAACGGGCTGATCACCGCCATCAGCGCCCAGCCCAACCCGGACTGCCGCTATGAGCAGGTGATCGATGCCGCCGGATTCACCGTGATCCCCGGCTTAATCGACGCCCATACCCACATCGCGTTTTCTGACACCTTCCAGGCACTGGACCGAATGACCGCTGAAGAGGTCGCGGTGCGCTCCACCGTCATCGCCCGGGAGATGATTGAACGTGGCTTTACCACGGTGCGGGATGTGGGCAGCAACTGCTATGGCCTGAAGCAGAGTATCGATGCCGGCTTCGTGCCCGGGCCACGGATCTACCCCAGCTACGGGGCGCTGTCCCAGACCTGTGGCCACGCTGACTACCGGCAGAACCGGGCCCAGCGCTCAGACTTCAACCGGGGACTGGAAGATTCCAGCATGATGCGTCAGGGCCACCTGATACTGGCCGACGGCGTACCCCAGTGCCTGAAACGCACGCGGGACCAGATCTTTATGGGCGCCTCACAGATCAAGATCTTCGGCGGTGGCGGGGCCTCTTCACTGTTCGATCCGCTGGACACCATCCAATACACCCGGGAGGAGTTGCGCGCCATTGTCGAGACGGTCAGTAACTACGGCTCTTACGTCTGCAGCCACATCCATGCGGGGCCAGCGATGAAAATCGCCATCGAAGAGGGGGTCAAATCCCTGGAACACGCCACCTTTATGGACGATGAGATCGCCCGCCAGTGCCTGGACCACGAGGTGTGGATGGTGCCGCAATACGCCACTGCGGAGAAGATCGCCCAACGCCAGATCCCGCTGGACAGCGAGATCCTGTACCAGAAGACTGAACGGGTGGGTAAAGGACTGCTGCGACAGGCGGAACTGGTGGAGAAATACGGCCTCAAGTGCGCCTTTGGTACCGATTTGATAGGCACACCCGAAGTGCATGCCCGGCAGAACGACGAGTTCTCCGCCCGTAAGCGCTTCTTCGGCTCCTTCCGCGGCCTGAAGCAGGCCACCTCGGAGGCGGGGCAACTGCTCAAGCTCTCTGGCCTGCTGGACCCCTATGCTGAAGGTGCCTTGGGGGTGCTCTGCGACGGAGCCTATGCCGACCTGCTGCTGGTGGCCGGCAACCCGGTGGCGGACCTGGATATCCTGGCCGACGCTGACAACATCAAAATGGTGATCAAGGGCGGCAATGTCATTAAAGACATTCGTCCAGCACAGTTCTGAAACCGCCCTCTGACGTGGTTTCACCCTTTGCCAGCCGTAACCCCGGCTGGCTTTTTTGTATCCGGCGCCCTGCCCTGTGGCTTCACTCCGGCACCGGCGCCGACAGGTAACGCTTGCGGTACTCCCGGGGTGGAAAGCCGGTCAGCCGTTTAAAGGCCCGGGAGAAATGGGCAATGTTGGCGTAGCCCAACGTCGAAGCGATGTCGGTCAGCGAGTAGCGGGGGTCTTCCATCAACCGACAGGCGGTGGCCAGCACGATGTTCTCCCGCACCTGGTTAAAGCTGCTGCCGGCTTCCGCCAGCTTGCGCTGCAGCGTCCGCGGGCTGGTATCCAGAATCGTTGCCGCCTCACTAAGGGAAAGCGCTTGCCGTGACAAATACGGCGTCAGGGCCAGGTACACCGTCTCCAGGTACTGGTGTTCAACCGGCTCCCCCAAGGGATTGGTATCACTAAAACGAGCAGGTAGGTGAAATGGCTGGCTCAACAGGGCCTCGGACAGTTCCACCGCCGCGACCCGTCTATTGGCGAAGATCCGAGCCTGCGCCACATTTGCTGGTCGCTGGGCCTCCAGAATGGCCGCCAGCACATCCCCGCTGTCCGACTGAATCGCAATGCCGGAAGGCTGCCACTCGGACTTGCTGGCCAGGCCAACAAACTCAATCAGAAACAGCACGGAGAAGATCTCCGCCCAGCGATAACCCTCGTTGTGTTCACCGGCCTTGTAGCGGCAGAGCCAGGGCACACGATTGAAGTACTGCAGGTCTACCTGTACGGTCGAGGATTCATGACGGAGCGCGGTGCTGAGCTGGATGATCGCCCCGCCGAGGGTAACGGGATTATCCAGCTGACGCATAAGGGGCGGCAGAACCCGCTCTCGGAGTGTGGTGCGAAGCAATTCGCCGAAATAACGGGGCTCGGCCCGCTCCGCCATCAGCGCCAG containing:
- a CDS encoding pyridoxal phosphate-dependent decarboxylase family protein translates to MTHSFDQYRALLNRSLAHATDYLESLPERPIDTPVSSDTLRTLLGGPLPQGHSDAQTVLDDLAHNIEQGLIGSGGPRYFGYAIGGSFPVALAADWLVSAWDQNVPYYVSSPATSVAEETAAEWMLELLGLPQKAGVGFTSGAQEAIYTAMITARNTLLKRAGWDVAKKGLYEAPRIHVVVSDQIHSTIKRALWMIGMGESQIKTLPTDHNLRIIPEAIPAVLADCDGPTLVCAQAGCIDSGAYDPFEALATAVKAHPNAWLHVDGAIGLWSAASAQQRHLLKGIELADSWDTDGHKWFNMPYDSGVVIVRDAALLAEAMGGNAMGAYLTDAIAKPDRNAINFGIAASRRARGVPVYAAIKTLGKQGIEAHLDNSCRLAKRMADHLSQVEGITILNDVVSNRFSAQFGKGDDDFRNRLTARVVHQLQQDGFCYPSTSGYKGLKTMLFSVLNCHTTEADIDASAERIIAIYQRELARCNDAVPA
- a CDS encoding metal-dependent hydrolase family protein; amino-acid sequence: MTVLIKNVSLFDGINDTLRTDCCIQIDNGLITAISAQPNPDCRYEQVIDAAGFTVIPGLIDAHTHIAFSDTFQALDRMTAEEVAVRSTVIAREMIERGFTTVRDVGSNCYGLKQSIDAGFVPGPRIYPSYGALSQTCGHADYRQNRAQRSDFNRGLEDSSMMRQGHLILADGVPQCLKRTRDQIFMGASQIKIFGGGGASSLFDPLDTIQYTREELRAIVETVSNYGSYVCSHIHAGPAMKIAIEEGVKSLEHATFMDDEIARQCLDHEVWMVPQYATAEKIAQRQIPLDSEILYQKTERVGKGLLRQAELVEKYGLKCAFGTDLIGTPEVHARQNDEFSARKRFFGSFRGLKQATSEAGQLLKLSGLLDPYAEGALGVLCDGAYADLLLVAGNPVADLDILADADNIKMVIKGGNVIKDIRPAQF
- a CDS encoding helix-turn-helix domain-containing protein gives rise to the protein MVPLIKTAHAETLVGLLKQFETDIYPLLRAAGLPEDLLNASHEYLPETPVKHLLALMAERAEPRYFGELLRTTLRERVLPPLMRQLDNPVTLGGAIIQLSTALRHESSTVQVDLQYFNRVPWLCRYKAGEHNEGYRWAEIFSVLFLIEFVGLASKSEWQPSGIAIQSDSGDVLAAILEAQRPANVAQARIFANRRVAAVELSEALLSQPFHLPARFSDTNPLGEPVEHQYLETVYLALTPYLSRQALSLSEAATILDTSPRTLQRKLAEAGSSFNQVRENIVLATACRLMEDPRYSLTDIASTLGYANIAHFSRAFKRLTGFPPREYRKRYLSAPVPE